One Cervus canadensis isolate Bull #8, Minnesota chromosome 1, ASM1932006v1, whole genome shotgun sequence genomic window carries:
- the SHISA6 gene encoding protein shisa-6, producing MNNILTSATEPYDLSFSRSFQNLAHLPPSYESAVKTHPSKYSSLKRLTDKEADEYYMRRRHLPDLAARGTLPLNVIQMSQQKPLPRERPRRPLRAMSQDRVLSLERGLPDDFGLPYDRLLSDEQLLSTERLHSQDPLLSPERTAFPEQSLARAISHTDVFVSTPVLDRYRMTKMHSHPSASDNSYATLGQSRTAAKRQAFASRRHNTVEQLHYIPGHHTCYTASKTEVTV from the exons ATGAACAACATCCTGACATCGGCCACCGAGCCCTATGACCTCTCCTTCTCACGCTCCTTCCAGAACCTGGCCCACCTGCCCCCATCCTACGAGTCCGCAGTGAAGACCCACCCCAGCAAGTACTCATCCCTGAAGAGGCTAA CCGACAAGGAGGCTGACGAGTACTACATGAGGCGGCGGCACCTGCCTGACCTGGCTGCCCGCGGCACCCTCCCCCTCAACGTCATCCAGATGTCCCAACAGAAGCCGCTGCCTCGCGAGCGACCCCGCCGGCCCCTCCGGGCCATGTCGCAGGACCGGGTCCTTTCCCTGGAGCGAGGCCTGCCGGACGACTTCGGCCTGCCCTACGACCGCCTCCTCTCGGACGAGCAGCTGCTCTCCACGGAGCGCCTGCACTCCCAGGACCCGCTGCTGTCCCCGGAGCGGACGGCCTTCCCCGAGCAGTCCCTGGCGCGGGCCATCTCGCACACGGATGTCTTCGTGTCCACGCCCGTGCTGGACCGCTACCGCATGACCAAGATGCACTCGCATCCCAGTGCCTCGGATAACTCGTACGCCACCCTGGGCCAGAGCCGCACGGCGGCCAAGCGCCAGGCCTTCGCCTCGCGCAGACACAACACCGTGGAGCAGCTGCACTACATCCCGGGCCACCACACCTGCTACACGGCCAGCAAGACGGAAGTGACCGTGTGA